GAATAAAAATTCATAACTCAAAACTACATCTGTTTGTACTCGTTGTCTCCCTGAGCTACCAGTCATTGATTTTATAGCTACATCTCTAAAATCTGGTGAAATAGCAAAGTAATATAAAAAATGACTATCTGTTATTCCCTTTTTTCCTCTTAAAACTATAAATTCTGTAGAACCAAATCCTATTTCATTATCTTCTAAAATATCAACATATGCTGTCTTACCGTTCTCCAAACTTGGTGTAATTCTTGCGACTAACGTATCACCGTTCCTAAATTTTGCACCTCCATTATATAATCCTATTTGATAAGTATAAATTTTTTTTGTAAAAGGTTGTAATGCTTCCATTGGTACTTCTTTAGCAAGAGTTCCCTTCTTTAATATTTCAGAAGGATTAACAATAGCTACCTCTCCCAACTTAACCCTTTTCCATCCTTTAGGCAGTTTTTCACTCATTTTTCTTTTACCTCATTTTTCATCCTTCATCCTTCAAAAGATTTAAAATTCATTGTAAGTTTGGTATATTACTTTTTATATTTAAATTCCCAATTATTTCTTTAACGATAGCCATTTTCCATAACCTCTTTAACATATTCAAATATATTTAACAATTTTGCTTTATCCTCATAATCAAACTCAATATTAATATAATTCTTTTTCTTTAGAAATTTTTGCTATTTTAAACCTTTCTAAAGCTTTGCTTTTATAAATTTTATCTATTCCTTTAATCATTTTTATCGC
Above is a genomic segment from Sulfurihydrogenibium subterraneum DSM 15120 containing:
- a CDS encoding restriction endonuclease subunit S, giving the protein MSEKLPKGWKRVKLGEVAIVNPSEILKKGTLAKEVPMEALQPFTKKIYTYQIGLYNGGAKFRNGDTLVARITPSLENGKTAYVDILEDNEIGFGSTEFIVLRGKKGITDSHFLYYFAISPDFRDVAIKSMTGSSGRQRVQTDVVLSYEFLF